The region GAGAAACAGTTCGGTAAAGGTTCTATAATGAAACTGGGTGAGCAGACAGAACAAAAAATCGCAACGATACCAAGCGGCTCATTGGCTTTGGATGTAGCATTGGGCATTGGGGGGTACCCAAGGGGACGCGTTGTCGAAATATACGGTCCGGAATCGTCCGGTAAAACAACAGTAGCGCTCCATGCGATTGCCGAGGCACAACGAAAGGGTGGACAGGCGGCATTCATCGACGCGGAGCATGCATTGGATCCAACGTACGCACGTGCGCTGGGTGTCGATACGGATGAGCTGCTCTTATCACAGCCGGATACCGGTGAACAAGCATTGGAAATCGCTGAAGCGCTGGTTCGCAGTGGAGCAGTCGATATTGTGGTGGTTGACTCAGTAGCAGCATTGGTGCCAAAGGCGGAAATTGAAGGTGAAATGGGAGATTCCCATGTAGGGCTGCAGGCACGCCTGATGTCACAGGCGCTGAGGAAATTATCCGGCGCCATTAATAAGTCAAAAACAACAGCTATTTTCATTAACCAAATCCGCGAAAAAGTTGGAGTAATGTTCGGGAACCCTGAAACGACTCCAGGCGGACGAGCATTGAAATTCTATTCATCTGTCAGATTGGAAGTTCGTCGTGCGGAAACATTGAAACAGGGCAATGATATGGTAGGAAATAAAACACGCGTGAAAGTAGTCAAGAATAAAGTGGCTCCTCCATTTAAAAAAGCGGAAGTTGATATCATGTATGGTGAAGGTATCTCCAAGGAAGGGGAAATCCTGGATATCGGTTCCGATTTGGATATCGTCCAGAAAAGCGGAGCATGGTATTCCTATAACGGCGACAGACTTGGACAAGGCAGGGAAAACTCCAAAGAATTTTTGAAGGCTAATGAAGATGTAATGGCTGAAATCCATGACGCAATCAGAGAACATTACAGTCTGGATGAAGAACCGGACGAAGCGGATGAAGAAGAACCATCCGGCAAACAAAGCCAGGAGAGCATGGATGTCTAAATAATATACACAATTAAACCCTTTGCAGGTTAACTACGGCAAAGGGTTTGATTTTTTCGCCATTTTTATCCTGCAACAAAGAGAATGAAATTGACCTGAACCGTCGATACTGTATTTAACAGCGGCTAAATCCGGTCATAAATACAACCAAAATATTCCAAAAAAGAGGTTGTGTAATTTTACCATATAATTGTTACACTTTCTTGACATTGGTTAACCATACAATTAAAATTAGATTGTATAATTTTATAGTTTCATTATACATCAATCACTTATTTATTATTGAAAACTGTACATGCCGACAGAGAGTGAATTGTACAACTTTATAGCAATGGGAGGTGAAATCCATGGACAGTCCCCTAATCATCTCCATTTTGCTTGCCGTAATCCTAATCGTCGGTATTGTTGTTGGTTATCTCATTCGTAAATCTATTGCGGAAGCTAAAATCTCCAGTGCGGAAAATTTAGCGAAACAAATAGTTGATGAAGCACATCGAAATGCAGATGCCTCCAAGAAAGAGGCACTTCTTGAGGCGAAGGATGAGAATCATAAACTTCGTCAGCAGGCAGAAGAAGATTTACGTGAACGCAGAGCAGAAGTACAGAAGCAAGAAAATCGTCTGATGCAAAAAGAAGAAAATCTGGACAAGAAAAGCGAAACGCTGGATAAGCGAGAGCTAACGTTAGAGAGAAAGGAACAATCACTAACAGAAAAACAACAACAAATTGAAGAAATGGAAAGCAAAGTGGATGCGATGCTTAAAGAGCAGCAAACAGAACTTGAACGCATTTCAGGATACACTACTGACCAGGCAAAACAGATTATTTTAGAACGGATTGAACAAGAGGTTAGCCACGAGTCAGCGCTGATGATTAAAGAAGCAGAGAATCGTG is a window of Virgibacillus ihumii DNA encoding:
- the recA gene encoding recombinase RecA; this encodes MSDRKQALDMALKQIEKQFGKGSIMKLGEQTEQKIATIPSGSLALDVALGIGGYPRGRVVEIYGPESSGKTTVALHAIAEAQRKGGQAAFIDAEHALDPTYARALGVDTDELLLSQPDTGEQALEIAEALVRSGAVDIVVVDSVAALVPKAEIEGEMGDSHVGLQARLMSQALRKLSGAINKSKTTAIFINQIREKVGVMFGNPETTPGGRALKFYSSVRLEVRRAETLKQGNDMVGNKTRVKVVKNKVAPPFKKAEVDIMYGEGISKEGEILDIGSDLDIVQKSGAWYSYNGDRLGQGRENSKEFLKANEDVMAEIHDAIREHYSLDEEPDEADEEEPSGKQSQESMDV